TTTCACAAACTCTTTGATATCCAAAAATTCGATTACTGATCCAGCAAACACTAAAGGTCAACCACGACGTCATATgcagcaacacatttttttttggtctttcccCACAGACAGATCCGTGCAACACTCAGAAGACTCATTAACCAAGTGGATAATTGGTGAAAAAACTTTGAATAATTAATGTCTCTAAATGAGTCAAAGGTATTGAAAACAAGGTGGTCGGTTAATGGTTCACCAGAGAAAACAAGGAAGGTGAAGCACTTGATTAGGAAAGTtctgaacaacaacaaacatgtcACTCATGAACACAAATGAAATGACACTAAggagaaagaaaataataaacagCATTAATTGGACTCATTTCTTTATTTCTCCCGGGGGAGATGTATCTGTCGCAGCCCACGTCCTTACTAGTCATTCAGGCCTGTCAATCTAAATTTAGAGACTAAATGGCCATCTAAATGGCCTACGGCTGTCTGACAAGGGTCAAGGGTGTAGTCCAGAATCccccgtgactcttgtgaggataagcggtatggaaaatgaatgaatgcattcttAAAATGGGCCCATGCAGACGTAAAGGCCCACTCCCTTTTTATAATGACATTTGGGGATTTTCTGAAGGATAAagctcaatcattcattcatattctgaaccATTTCAgtttcacgggggtgctggagcccatcccagctaatttcaggccagaggctggggacaccttgaataggtggccagtcaatcgcaggacacaaggacacatacaaccattaacactcataactaggggcaatttagagtgtccaatcagcctgtcatgcatgcttttggaatgtggaaggaaccTGAAGTGGCCGGGGGAAAGACCCACACAGGTTCGGtcaggattcgaacccaggaccctagagttgtgaggccaaagcgctaaccactcatccaccggcccACGCTGAAAAATAAGTTTGGATGAAACTTCCCCACAGCTAGAtttcttgttttttcccccaagactGTTGGTAGTGTGAGTCTTgctggctttttattttatttttctattattttctcCATCCTGTTTGCAAGTTCAAAGTCGACTTGGCGTTGGGGATTGGTTGAGCGTGACGTTGTCAACATTTGTCATCTCCTATGTAAGTATTTAAAGTAGGGCTGGTGAGGACTGAGTGTAATAGCAGGAGGACATTGAAAGCAGCAGGACCCCTCCCGCATCTGCCGCAAGTCATGCAGACTATGATGATGGGCAATGGGACCTTCAGGATGGGCTTGGTGGAGAGGATCATGACAGCCGCCTTAACCACCATGTGTGGCCTGATGTTCCTTGTGGTCAACGGGATTATGTTGTTCACCTTGAGGAGGAAAAGAGTTTTTCGGGAGGCATCGCGCTACATCCTCCTGTATAACCTGCTGCTGGGAGACACGGTGCAGCTGATCATCACCCAGATTATGTACCTGCTGAGTTCCACTCGCACCATCCTTACGTATCGCGTGTGTGCTGTACTCATTCTGTTCAGCCAGCTTGTTACCCAGACATCTCCTGTATTTCTAGTGGTCATGTCACTGGAGAGATACGTGGCCATATGTCACGCTCTCCGGCACGCTTCCATCGCCACCGTCAGGAACACGACGGCTGCCGTGCTAGCGGTgtggattttttgttttctgactGTTCTTGTTCAGGGGCTTTTGTTGATAAAGATTCGTTTTGACCAATCGGGAAGTCTGCAAATGACACAATTTTGCAGTATGACCACCATGTTCATTCATCCTATTCCCAAATTGTTCTACAAGGTTTACATGTATTTCCTGTTTACCTCGTCAGGCCTGAGCATTGTTTTCAGTTACGTGGGCATAATCTCAGTGGCCAGATCGGCCGCTACCGTCAAAGATTCAGTCAGGAAAGCTCAGCACACGCTGCTGTTACACATGGTGCAGTTAGGACTTTGCCTCTTGTCACTCATGTATAACCCCTTGATCTTAAGTATCTCAAATTTAGTTAGTTGGGTGATGTTAGTCCGACTCCAGATTGGTctgtatataatattttttctgcTCCCCAGATGCCTGAGTCCTCTCATTTACGGATTAAGGGATGAGAATATCAGGGTTGTACTGGGGTACTATCTATGCTGCCACATCAAATCGTCAACCACTCATGCTTAGGGTCCTTTTCATCCTTCATGGCTCGACTTgcaacacatttaaattcaacTTGTATCAAGAAAAAGATCATTTTGAACtctgcattcattttttcaacTGTCTGAGTGAAAAGGATGCACTTTTAtatgtttatttgaaatgtgtgCATGAAACATTTGACTTGTCTCGAGCTGCTGGATGAGGGAAATGCTTTATAATGCTATAATTGCTGTGTTACCCAGGTCTACTGCCAAATAAAATGATCCAACGTCAGAAATCCTTCACCCtgaatatgtgtatgtatgcatgtcaAGAAATTACCATTTAACTGTGATAAAGGAAAATTTCAATAAAACCAGAACACATCACCAGACAAAAATGTCCTTCATTATGAAGTATAGTAGTTAAATAAGCACAAATCTTCAGGATTATTTTCTTcaatatgtattattttattattgatattgGTAATAGAGTGGTCAGCAGTACAGTATGTTAGTTTTAATCATTCATGTGTAAAATGAGTGACCGCCCTGCACACTCATGGCGGCGCTAATGTGCCAATCAACTGTTTGCCAACCACCAATAAAATATCCAGTAGATTTCGTTcgttttgaatgaatgaatgaatgaatgaatgaatcaacacattgtggtcaatataaatcctgcaatttttaaaacaataccgGTTCGCCTATCACTGGCAGTGAtagccattcattttccatagcgcttatcctcacaagggtcacagggggtccTGGATTCTACCCGAGCCCACTATGGGAAACAGGCACGGGGCACCCTTAATTCTTGGTAACTCctgatttagctttttttctatggtaTTGCTCCAGAATGAGTACCAAgatactattcattcattcattttctgtatcgcttatcctcacaaggatcgcagggggtgctggagcctagccacTCTGCCACCGAGCCGCACCAAGATACTTGATAGAGTAAATGTATGTAgatatgtaaatgtattttgactatctgaaaattattttattcttgTATTATTTTGTTCATCCCGTACGCATGTTTGAAGTTGAATTGGCGTCGCTGGTTGGCTGAGGATGACGTCGTCAACATGTGTCGTCATGTGGCATAAGAATTTAAAAGGGGATGGTATGCAGCAAGTGTATTTGTAGGAAGACATTGAAATCTGCCGCCCTGCCCGCATTTTCCGCAGTCATGCGGACTTCAATGCAGGCCAATGGGACGGTCAGGCTGAGCCTAGCGGAGCGGCTCGTGAATTCCGCCTCAACCACCATGTGTGGCCTGATGTGCCTGACTGTCAACGGGGTTTTTTTGTTCACCTTGAGGAGGAAAAGAGTTTTTCGGGAGGCATCGCGCTACATCCTGCTGTATAACCTGCTGCTGGGAGACACGCTGCAGCTGCTCTCCAGCCAGGTGCTGTTCGTGCTGAGTTCCGCTCGCACCACCCTTTCGTATCCCATGTGCGGCATACTCATTATGTTCAGCCAACTTGCCACTCAGACAACTCCCGTATTTCTGGTGTTAATGTCACTGGAGAGATACGTGGCAATATGTCACGCTCTCCGGCACGCCTCCATCGCCACCACCAGGAACACGACGGCTGCCGTGCTAGCGGTgtggattttttgttttctgactGTTCTTGTTCAGGGGCTTTTTTTGATAAAGATTCCTTTTGACCTATTGGGAGGTCTGCAAATGACACAACTTTGCAGTATGACCACCCTATTCATTCTTCCTATTTCCGAATTGTTCTACAAGGTTTACATCTATTTCCTGTTTACCTCGTCGGGACTGACCATCATTTTCAGCTACGTTGGCATAATCTCAGTGGCCAGATCGGCCGCCACGGTCAAAGACTCGGTCCGTAAAGCTCAGCGCACTCTGCTGTTACACATGGTGCAGTTGGGCCTTGGCCTCTTGTCAATCATGTACACCACTTTAATCTTGGCTATCTCAAGTTTACTTAGCTGGGAGGTGGTCTTACGATTCCAGTTCGGtctatatgttttgtttttcctacTCCCCAAATGCCTGAGTCCTCTCATTTATGGGTTACGGGATGAGAAGATCAGGGTTGTGCTGTTGTACCATCTATATTGGTGTCCAAAGTGAGAGccggttttcattccaaccgaaaaaaatgatgcattttCACCGATGTAGTGTCTTGTGGGATAGTTCTGCTCTACTGATATCAATACAAAGAAATAAAGATCATTTTGAACCCTTCTTGCCCTCTGAAAAGGATGaacttttaaatgtttattctagaatttttgcatgaaaaacTAAATGTGTCTTCAGCTGCTGAATGGGGGAAATGTTACCAGACTTGACTTATAAACAACATCAGAAATCTTTCACCTCTGAATGTATTTGTCGACCATTTAACCACGTTTTAGATAACTGTTTATTAAAATCGAAATGATCCCCTGACACATTTCTTTCATAATGAAGTAGTGAAATAAGCACTTTCATTGGCATAACATAATGAGATTTTATCATTGGAGAGTGACATTTTCATCATGGAATGAAACTTTTAGGCCTCTTTTAGGCCTTTGCTGTCCTGTCTAGCAGAGACACCCCACCCACAATAGCCCCACGACAATCAGAACATTTAGGAACCTCAAAGGGGTTCTCATCCAAATGTCTTTCACAAACTCTTTGATATATTTGTCCAAAAATTCGATTACTGATCCAGCAAACACTAAAGGTCAACCACCACGACGTCATATgcagcaacacattttttttggtctttcccCACAGACAGATCCGTGCAACACCCAGAAGACTCATTCACCAAGTGGATAATTGGTGAAAAAACTTTGAATAATTAATGTCTCTAAATGAGTCAAAGGTATTGAAAACAAGGTGGTCGGTTAATGGTTCACCAGAGAAAACAAGGAAGGTGAAGCACTTGATTAGGAAAGTtctgaacaacaacaaacatgtcACTCATGAACACAAATGAAATGACACTAAggagaaagaaaataataaactgCATTAATTGGACTCATTTCTTTATTTCTCCCGGGGGAGATGTATCTGTCGCAGCCCACGTCCTTACTAGTCATTCAGGCCTGTCAACCTAAATTCAGAGACTAAATGACCGTCTAAATGGCCTACGGCTGGCTGACGACCAGTCAAGGGTGtagtccagcaccccccgcgactcttgtgaggataagcggtatggaaaatgaatgaatgaatgaatacattcttAAAATGGCCACGACGGCGATAATCGTCAACCACTCATGCTTAGGGTCCTTTTCATCCTTCATGGCTCGATTTgcaacacatttaaattcaacTTGTATCAAGAAAAAGATCATTTTGAACtctgcattcattttttcaacTGTCTGAGTGAAAAGGATGCACTTTTAtatgtttatttgaaatgtgtgCATGAAACATTTGACTTGTCTTGAGCTGCTGGATGAGGGAAATGCTTTATAATGCTATAATTGCTGTGTTTGCCAGGTCTACTGCCAAATAAAATGATCCAACGTCAGAAATCCTTCACCCtgaatatgtgtatgtatgcatgtcaAGAAATTACCATTTAACTGTGATAAAGGAAAATTTCAATAAAACCAGAACACATCCCCAGACAAAAACGTCTTTCATTATGAAGTATAGTAATTATATAAGCACAAATCTTCAGGattattttcttcattatgtattattgtattattgaaATTGGTAATAGAGTGCTCAGCAGTACAGTATGTTAGTTTTAATCATTCATGAGTAAATGACTGCCCTCCACACTCATGGCGGCGCTAGTGTGCCAATCAACTGTTTGCCAACCACCAATAAAATATCACCATGAACCAAGGAATGACGTCATGATGACTATTTCCCCCCGCGCTGAGAAAGCTAGCTTCATGTCAAGCTAGCTACACGATTTTTACCCCACTGTTTATTCTAATTCTCAAGTTTTTACTTAGAAAGGACTACTGGGGAAAGTTATAAACTCGTCGCCGAAGGTCAGTATCCGGTGTGAGGGGCCTGTGGTCCGCTCGATCTTGTTTTGCAAAGGTAGCCACATTTAGCCGCGCGCGGCTAACGCTACACGATCGAACGCTTGGAACTTTTGACAAGTTCTTCCCGCATCTTAGCGGTGCAATCAATCTGCAAACGACGTAGTTTGACCCCCACGTAAGACAAAAGCCACTTTGGTGACATCGGCGCGATGAGTTTGGCGAGCTAACGTGCTAGCAGGAAGTGTGCAACAGCATGCGACTGTCCGCTGGCTGTGACGTCGACCGTGTTTTCTCAGCTTTATTACATCAGACCAGACTCGCCGATTTGTATAATGTGTTATTTGCCTCATCGAGTTGAAATAACGTTGGACGAAATGACATGAAATGtgaaaacatgcacgctacaacAGCTCGTATCATGGTGACCGCGAGCCCTTCGCGTTCACCGAGTTTTCTGTGAGTGTTCACGTTGAAAACTGCTCTAAAATGTCAGAAATGAGTTGATTTACGAATGACGAGTATTACTAGACATCCATTAAATAAGATTTCAGTCCAATAAGAAGTCATTTGACTCGGATAGGTAGATCGATTCGAACTGCATTCCAGGCACGCCGtctgatttattttcatttaactaAAACAAAACGTATCAACCAGTTAACCTTGTGACACAATGAGTACATTTTCGGACTTGTAGATAACACTGTTCAATGTAGGAGTGTGAGAAAATATCAATATGGTGAAATTTAAATAGCGACAACTTGATACGCCAAGAAttgttatgattttaaaaaatggacattgTTTTCCACTGCTAGCGTCCACGTTGACATCCAATCCGACTGAAGGTATATTAGCTGTCATCCTCCAACTTAAAACTAATTAGATGTCTTCTGTTGATAAACTAgtaataaactttaaatttacgGCAGAAAATAGTTAGTTTTTCCTGTTCATCACTAGCTTGATTTCCGGACCCATTTATGGATAATTGTTCGATCATATTGTGAGATAATCATGATTTCCCGAGGTAGCCAGATATTCCCGTCCCGGTATTTAGGACATTTTTGGAAAGAAATTTTATGCAAAGTTTGAGAAATTATTTTGTACAACAAAAACTGATCGCTAAAATTTATGTGCTGGATAATGATTTGCTTTTTGCTTGATTGCAGCGAACCCGGGCTGGCCTGCTAGCAGGGCAAGATGTTCAACAAGTCGTTTGGCACCCCCTTCGGCGGAGGCTCGGGGGGGTTTGGTACCTCGTCCACCTTTGGCCAGCAAAGTAAGTCCATCGACTTTTCACCAAGTCAAAAGACTGCCGCGATCAGACTTTTGGACCAACGGGCTTGCTTTGAGGAATGCCACAAAAAGCCCCTCAAACGCGTCATGAAGGCACAGCAGGGGGTGGGCAACACCCTTTGGTGCCGCCGTTCATTTTTGGTGGTGGGTATGTTGGGTGACATCAgagtgtgctttatttgtgcAGACACGGGCTTTGGGACCACGGGGGGGTTTGGTACGTCTGCGTTCGGGGCGACCACCAACACCGGAGGGCTGTTTGGCACCACACAGAATAAACCCGGTTGGTGGACTCTTATGTCAATGCATTCACGCTCGCAGACAAAGCAGTACACCTCTTTCCTTTCCCTCATCCAGGCGGCCTGTTTGGATCAAGCACCTTCAGCCAGCCGCCAACATCTTCCACCAGTACGACTTTTGGTTTCGCTGCTCCCAGCGCCACGTCCACCAGCCTATTCGGCAACGCGGCTGCGGGGAACACGGCCGCCGCCGGGCTCTTCTCCCAACAGAACAATGCTTTTAGCGCCAACAAACCCACGACCTTCGGGAGTGAGTCgccttcattgtttttttttttttacagcacgtATACCTGTGCTCATAAGTTCcgagttttttcccacattcatttgaatgagagTCTGAAAATGTAAGACCAAGACTGTATTTCTGAAACACAGGTTTCGGGACCAGCACCAGCACAGGTGGGCTCTTTGGCTCTACCAACACCACCGCCAACCCTTTTGGAGGGGCAACCTCTTTGTTTGGAGGCTCCGGTTTTTCGGCCACACAGCAACCTGGAACAACGGTCAAATTCAATGTGAGTTGAGATGTAAATGTGGACTGAATGCTGAATTTTTGTGGATGTCAAAATCATTTTGCTTGCAGGCACCATCAAAATCGACTACTAATCATTTATCGAAAGTCTGACTAAAAAGAAATCATACAAAATACTAAAGCAATACTATTTTGAAGGGCAAATGATTTATATGCAATTCATTCATTATAGACAcaaggaaatgaaaaaatacccttaataagaaacaaataaaagaacACTTTGAACATTCAGTTATCATAATCATACTCTCTTTTAAGGCGTTTTAAATTGTGGAACTTGGGGTGGCTAGTTATTAGAATAGTCATAATAGCAATGACTGGAAACTGGCCATAATGATATTGCCATAAACATAAATACACTGGATAGATCTACATTGATCCCATTTCCTGCTTCGCTGAGGAAAACAAAGCCACAAACAAAGACAATCATTGAAACTTATAGTTATATGCAGAACCTGAAGTCAAAAATGATGCGTAATGATTTATTGAGGCCCAAATGTGCTCCCTTGCTTTGATTTTGACACCTGATGCTGAAATGTCCACAACCGACATGGTGTCAATTTTCCTTGGGTTGTACTTAGGCTCCAACTGGAAATGACACCATGGTGAAAGGCGGCGTGACCACAAACATCAACACCAAGCATCAGTGCATCACCGCCATGAAGGAGTACGAGAACAA
The nucleotide sequence above comes from Stigmatopora argus isolate UIUO_Sarg chromosome 22, RoL_Sarg_1.0, whole genome shotgun sequence. Encoded proteins:
- the LOC144068485 gene encoding odorant receptor 131-2-like, coding for MQTMMMGNGTFRMGLVERIMTAALTTMCGLMFLVVNGIMLFTLRRKRVFREASRYILLYNLLLGDTVQLIITQIMYLLSSTRTILTYRVCAVLILFSQLVTQTSPVFLVVMSLERYVAICHALRHASIATVRNTTAAVLAVWIFCFLTVLVQGLLLIKIRFDQSGSLQMTQFCSMTTMFIHPIPKLFYKVYMYFLFTSSGLSIVFSYVGIISVARSAATVKDSVRKAQHTLLLHMVQLGLCLLSLMYNPLILSISNLVSWVMLVRLQIGLYIIFFLLPRCLSPLIYGLRDENIRVVLGYYLCCHIKSSTTHA
- the LOC144068486 gene encoding odorant receptor 131-2-like, with amino-acid sequence MRTSMQANGTVRLSLAERLVNSASTTMCGLMCLTVNGVFLFTLRRKRVFREASRYILLYNLLLGDTLQLLSSQVLFVLSSARTTLSYPMCGILIMFSQLATQTTPVFLVLMSLERYVAICHALRHASIATTRNTTAAVLAVWIFCFLTVLVQGLFLIKIPFDLLGGLQMTQLCSMTTLFILPISELFYKVYIYFLFTSSGLTIIFSYVGIISVARSAATVKDSVRKAQRTLLLHMVQLGLGLLSIMYTTLILAISSLLSWEVVLRFQFGLYVLFFLLPKCLSPLIYGLRDEKIRVVLLYHLYWCPK